DNA sequence from the Arthrobacter jinronghuae genome:
AACAGGATGTGGGTGCCCATTCCGTTCTTGTTGGTGTGCTGCCAGAAGCGGGGGAGGTAGCCTGCCTTCGCCACGGCGAGCATGCCCGTTGACGGACCTGCCACCCAGGTCACCACTCCGGCGAGGACACCGATCAGGAGCATAAACGCGACTATGGGTCCTGCCCAGCCAATGCCGGCCCATTCAAACATGTCGTTGTAGGAGGTCAGCAGGCTCTGGGTGAGGTTGATATCGGCCTGGGGCACCACGAACGCGATGGCCAGGGTTCCCAGCACGAAGATGATGACCGTCCCTGCCGCCGCGGTCAGCACCGCAATCGGGTAGTCGCGGGTGGGGTTCTTGACCTCTTTGACGTGGATCGCGTTCATTTCCATGCCGGCGTAGAAAAGGAAAATCGATGCTGCGAGCACCACGTTGGAGAAGTTGCCGAAGTCGGGAATGAGTTCGCCCCAGCCCAGCTGGATCTGCGGGGTGTTGCCGGCAAAGAAATAGGAGAAGCCAAGGATGATCAAAATGGCGGCCGGAATGATGGTTCCGACGATGCCGCCCCACTGGCTCACCCGGGAGAAGGCCTTCGCGCCGCGGAAAGCAATGAACGTGGCCAGCCAGTAGACCACCAGGACCACTGCGAGGACAAAGAATTTATTTCCTGCCAGCTGCGCATCCAGGCTCTGGCTGTCCCCGGTGTAGGCGAGTGAAACCGCGCCGAACGTCAGCACGGTGGGGAACCAGATGGTGACCTCGATGAAGAGCATAAACATGGCAAGGAACGCCCACCGTGGTCCGAAGGCCTCGCCGACCCAGCGGAATACGCCGCCCGTTTCCGGCCATCCGGTGGCCAGCTCCGCAGCCACAATCGAGACCGGAATCAGGAAGACGACGGCGGCCAGGACGTAGTAGAAAATCGAGCTCAGGCCGTACTCGGCCTCGGACGGAAGTCCGCGGAGGCTGACCACGGCCACAATGTTCATCACTGCCAGGGCACCGATGGTGATCTGGGCGTTCTGCTTCGACTTCGCCCGCTGCCGGCCCGATCCGGACGGATTTGCTGCCTTCGAATCGCTCATTCAGCCCACCTCTTTGATTAGTGATGGAATCCGGGGTGCTCCGCCTCGCGGGGCATGGGGGCGCTCAGGTGTTCCAGATACGTCGTTTCCCGACGGATGTCTGCCAGCAGTTTCTCGGCCAGGTCCATGCTCAGCCCGTTGCGGACCACAATCCGTTCCACCGTCAGG
Encoded proteins:
- the gadC gene encoding putative glutamine/gamma-aminobutyrate antiporter GadC, with translation MSDSKAANPSGSGRQRAKSKQNAQITIGALAVMNIVAVVSLRGLPSEAEYGLSSIFYYVLAAVVFLIPVSIVAAELATGWPETGGVFRWVGEAFGPRWAFLAMFMLFIEVTIWFPTVLTFGAVSLAYTGDSQSLDAQLAGNKFFVLAVVLVVYWLATFIAFRGAKAFSRVSQWGGIVGTIIPAAILIILGFSYFFAGNTPQIQLGWGELIPDFGNFSNVVLAASIFLFYAGMEMNAIHVKEVKNPTRDYPIAVLTAAAGTVIIFVLGTLAIAFVVPQADINLTQSLLTSYNDMFEWAGIGWAGPIVAFMLLIGVLAGVVTWVAGPSTGMLAVAKAGYLPRFWQHTNKNGMGTHILFFQAFMVTGLGLTYVVLPSVQAAYQILSQLTVILYLIMYMLMFAAAIYLRYSQPNRPRPYRVPGGDVGMWIIGGVGFLGSLMAFAFSFIPPDQITVGSPEVYVGILVGGAVVMVILPFLIYAFRKPHWRDPTSEFVPFTWQIEHSHPGTVTESSVSTQQLTREAESSGSPVMFSHDDGGGRGGSSAV